A region from the Cryptosporangium arvum DSM 44712 genome encodes:
- a CDS encoding phosphatidylserine decarboxylase, which yields MADHVISQPDAGPLALSDRPVGPAAAKVLVSEVARHPGPKTVLVIGAGAGDAVVDRVLAVLMPGDHAIVVAEGPADELLAAAATLAGRVSVRKDLPTDVSELPGPVDVAVVARPVLHPTVVDRIRPLLATDGVLAVATDATGGDPLTGVVDDYAVRTDRVFRSFPPLRVHQLRFAPATPHLAARLDPAVVPSHVAVTKRMGIDSNGVAFGGLVAGVALLTKVVRPRSKAWLVPAALAVPVAAFFRDPRRIVPDDPRAVVSSADGKVLAVERLTDHRFGSEEWLRISVFLSVLDVHVNRSPVAGRVVSVLREEGGYANAMTAAAEHNVACYTVLETVHGRVVVAQRSGLIARRIVNRAKVGALLAKGERYGLIRFGSRTDIYLPATAAEPLVSPGERVVGGETVLAHWLAD from the coding sequence ATGGCAGACCACGTGATTTCCCAGCCCGACGCGGGCCCGCTCGCGTTGTCCGATCGGCCTGTCGGGCCCGCGGCCGCGAAGGTCCTGGTCAGTGAGGTCGCCCGGCACCCGGGCCCGAAGACCGTGCTGGTGATCGGCGCGGGCGCCGGGGACGCCGTGGTCGACCGGGTGCTCGCGGTGCTGATGCCGGGCGATCACGCGATCGTCGTGGCCGAGGGGCCGGCCGACGAGCTGCTCGCCGCCGCGGCGACGCTCGCCGGGCGGGTGTCCGTCCGTAAGGACCTGCCGACCGACGTGTCGGAGCTGCCCGGCCCGGTCGACGTGGCGGTCGTCGCGCGTCCCGTGCTGCACCCGACGGTCGTGGACCGGATCCGCCCGCTGCTGGCCACCGACGGTGTCCTCGCGGTCGCCACCGACGCGACCGGCGGCGACCCGCTGACCGGCGTCGTCGACGACTACGCCGTCCGCACCGACCGGGTGTTCCGCTCGTTCCCGCCGCTGCGGGTGCACCAGCTGCGGTTCGCGCCGGCGACGCCGCACCTCGCGGCCCGACTCGACCCGGCCGTGGTGCCCAGCCACGTGGCGGTCACGAAGCGGATGGGGATCGACTCGAACGGCGTCGCGTTCGGCGGGCTGGTGGCCGGGGTCGCGCTGCTGACGAAGGTCGTCCGGCCGCGGTCGAAGGCCTGGCTGGTGCCGGCGGCGCTGGCCGTGCCGGTGGCCGCGTTCTTCCGCGACCCGCGGCGGATCGTGCCCGACGACCCGCGGGCGGTGGTGTCCTCCGCCGACGGCAAGGTGCTCGCGGTGGAGCGGCTCACCGATCACCGGTTCGGGTCGGAGGAGTGGCTGCGTATCTCGGTCTTCCTGTCGGTGCTCGACGTGCACGTGAACCGGTCGCCGGTGGCAGGGCGGGTCGTGTCGGTGCTGCGTGAGGAGGGCGGGTACGCGAACGCGATGACCGCGGCCGCGGAGCACAACGTGGCCTGCTACACCGTGCTGGAGACCGTGCACGGGCGGGTCGTGGTGGCGCAGCGGTCCGGGCTCATCGCCCGGCGGATCGTGAACCGTGCGAAGGTCGGGGCGCTGCTCGCGAAGGGTGAGCGCTACGGCCTGATCCGGTTCGGTTCGCGCACCGACATCTACCTCCCGGCCACCGCCGCCGAGCCTCTGGTCTCGCCGGGCGAGCGCGTGGTCGGCGGCGAGACCGTCCTGGCCCACTGGCTGGCCGACTAG
- a CDS encoding CDP-alcohol phosphatidyltransferase family protein, which translates to MLVRRRGGLDPGAPPGVGVQPVGPYTTFTWPEGQAPRAGDVVRGAPTRRRAIEAAPSPAEILAEEAPQDVPLLTGERTLSRRCQFALVQSCTLASLLLGMVAIFAVLHGEVRIAAAVLLGCVLFDGADGALARAFGVSTPFGAQMDSLADMCSFGIATPVVVFAWLVGPSPTVVAGAACVLVAICAAIRLARFNVSPKNGRFFSGVPTTIAAAIAVIAVLLQPDAGRWAAPLFVAALAIAMVSSFPYLKIGALKRVPKWLLPVGAVAVALDPVTTLGLLIGAYLLSGPLLWARQKRGITAV; encoded by the coding sequence GTGCTCGTGAGGCGGCGCGGCGGGCTCGACCCGGGCGCTCCGCCCGGCGTCGGCGTGCAGCCGGTCGGTCCGTACACCACGTTCACGTGGCCCGAGGGGCAAGCCCCGAGAGCCGGTGACGTCGTGCGCGGCGCCCCCACTCGTCGGCGTGCCATCGAAGCGGCGCCCAGCCCCGCGGAGATCCTCGCCGAGGAGGCGCCGCAGGACGTGCCACTGCTCACTGGTGAGCGAACCCTGTCGCGGCGCTGCCAGTTCGCGCTCGTGCAGTCGTGCACGCTCGCGAGCCTCCTGCTGGGCATGGTCGCGATCTTCGCGGTCCTGCACGGTGAGGTGCGGATCGCCGCGGCGGTGCTGCTCGGCTGCGTGCTGTTCGACGGCGCGGACGGGGCACTGGCGCGTGCGTTCGGCGTCTCGACGCCGTTCGGCGCTCAGATGGACTCGCTTGCCGACATGTGCTCGTTCGGCATCGCGACACCGGTCGTGGTGTTCGCGTGGCTCGTCGGGCCGAGCCCGACCGTGGTGGCCGGCGCCGCCTGCGTGCTGGTCGCGATCTGCGCCGCGATCCGGCTGGCCCGGTTCAACGTGTCGCCGAAGAACGGCCGGTTCTTCTCCGGGGTGCCGACGACGATCGCGGCGGCCATCGCGGTGATCGCCGTGCTGCTGCAACCCGACGCCGGGCGCTGGGCGGCTCCGCTGTTCGTGGCCGCGCTGGCCATCGCGATGGTGAGCTCGTTCCCGTACCTGAAGATCGGTGCGCTCAAGCGGGTGCCGAAGTGGCTCCTCCCGGTGGGCGCGGTGGCTGTCGCGCTCGACCCCGTCACCACGCTGGGCCTGCTGATCGGCGCCTACCTCCTGTCCGGCCCGCTCCTGTGGGCCCGCCAGAAGCGCGGCATCACCGCGGTCTGA